One region of Streptomyces sp. CG4 genomic DNA includes:
- a CDS encoding ECF subfamily RNA polymerase sigma factor, BldN family has protein sequence MYPHVGVDASGLATLRATLATVKETLRGLVPTAYAVPAFAAAMPTGPCYALADGSAAVGRRGRSAGAGATTTRRPAADSDSARMMDLVERAQAGEAEAFGRLYDQYSDTVYRYIYYRVGGRATAEDLTSETFLRALRRIGTFTWQGRDFGAWLVTIARNLVADHFKSSRFRLEVTTGEMLDANEVERSPEDSVLESLSNAALLDAVRRLNPQQQECVTLRFLQGLSVAETARVMGKNEGAIKTLQYRAVRTLARLLPDDAR, from the coding sequence GTGTACCCACACGTCGGGGTTGACGCCTCGGGCCTGGCTACGCTGCGCGCAACACTCGCAACGGTCAAAGAGACGCTGCGCGGCCTCGTCCCCACCGCGTACGCCGTCCCCGCCTTCGCCGCCGCCATGCCCACCGGCCCGTGCTACGCACTGGCCGACGGCAGCGCCGCCGTCGGCAGACGAGGGCGCTCCGCCGGTGCGGGCGCCACCACCACCCGCCGCCCGGCCGCCGACAGCGACAGCGCCCGGATGATGGACCTGGTCGAACGCGCCCAGGCGGGCGAGGCCGAGGCCTTCGGTCGGCTGTACGACCAGTACAGCGACACGGTGTATCGGTACATCTACTACCGCGTCGGCGGCCGGGCCACCGCCGAGGACCTCACCAGCGAGACCTTTCTGCGGGCCCTCAGGAGGATCGGCACCTTCACCTGGCAGGGCCGCGACTTCGGAGCCTGGCTGGTGACGATCGCCCGGAACCTCGTCGCCGACCACTTCAAGTCCAGTCGCTTCCGCCTGGAGGTCACCACCGGCGAGATGCTCGACGCCAACGAGGTCGAGCGCTCCCCGGAGGACTCCGTCCTCGAATCGCTCTCCAACGCCGCGCTCCTCGACGCCGTACGCCGGCTCAACCCGCAGCAGCAGGAGTGCGTCACGCTCCGCTTCCTGCAGGGCCTCTCGGTCGCCGAGACCGCCCGCGTCATGGGCAAGAACGAGGGCGCCATCAAGACCCTCCAGTATCGCGCCGTACGCACTCTGGCCCGGCTTCTGCCGGACGACGCGCGCTGA
- the trpS gene encoding tryptophan--tRNA ligase has product MTRVFSGIQPTGHLTLGNYLGALRRWVETDQHQADALFCVVDLHALTVDQDPARLRRLSRQTATLMLAAGLDPEVCTVFLQSHVDEHTRLSYLLECVASDGEMRRMIQYKEKVARQQERGASVRLSLLTYPVLMAADILAYGAGEVPVGDDQVQHVELARDLAVRFNQRYGHTFVVPKATRPGVAARVMNLQNPGAKMGKSDDSGLGVVYLLDEPDDVRKKVMRAVTDSGRDVAYDREGRPGVANLLEILAACTGGNPESLAGVYDSYGALKKDTAEAVVEVLRPVQARHRELCADPAFVEGVLRDGAEKARAMARPTVDAAYRAIGLLPPVFDTALSSAGR; this is encoded by the coding sequence ATGACGCGGGTCTTCAGCGGGATCCAGCCGACCGGGCACCTGACGTTGGGCAACTACCTGGGAGCCCTGCGGCGCTGGGTGGAGACGGACCAGCACCAGGCCGACGCGCTGTTCTGTGTCGTGGATCTGCACGCGCTGACCGTGGATCAGGATCCGGCGCGCCTGCGCAGGCTCAGTCGGCAGACGGCGACGCTGATGCTGGCGGCCGGGCTCGATCCCGAGGTGTGCACCGTGTTCCTGCAGAGCCATGTCGACGAGCACACGAGACTGTCGTACCTGCTGGAGTGTGTGGCGTCCGACGGTGAGATGCGGCGGATGATCCAGTACAAGGAGAAGGTCGCGCGGCAGCAGGAGCGCGGCGCGAGCGTGCGGCTGTCGTTGCTGACGTATCCGGTGCTGATGGCGGCGGACATCCTGGCGTACGGCGCGGGCGAGGTGCCGGTCGGGGACGACCAGGTGCAGCATGTCGAGCTGGCGCGGGATCTGGCGGTTCGGTTCAACCAGCGGTACGGGCACACGTTCGTGGTGCCGAAGGCGACGCGGCCGGGGGTCGCGGCGCGGGTGATGAACCTGCAGAACCCGGGCGCGAAGATGGGGAAGTCGGACGACTCCGGTCTGGGGGTCGTCTATCTGCTCGACGAGCCGGACGACGTGCGGAAGAAGGTCATGCGTGCCGTCACCGACAGCGGGCGGGACGTGGCGTACGACAGGGAGGGGCGGCCCGGAGTCGCCAATCTGCTGGAGATTCTCGCTGCGTGCACGGGTGGGAACCCTGAGTCACTGGCAGGCGTTTACGACTCGTACGGCGCTTTGAAGAAGGACACCGCGGAGGCCGTGGTGGAGGTCTTGAGGCCCGTGCAGGCCAGGCACAGGGAGCTGTGCGCGGATCCTGCCTTTGTGGAGGGGGTGCTGCGGGATGGTGCGGAGAAGGCGAGGGCGATGGCTCGGCCGACCGTCGATGCGGCGTATCGGGCGATCGGGCTGTTGCCGCCCGTGTTCGATACCGCATTGAGCTCGGCCGGTCGATAG
- a CDS encoding AURKAIP1/COX24 domain-containing protein, whose translation MGSVIKKRRKRMAKKKHRKLLKRTRVQRRNKK comes from the coding sequence GTGGGCTCTGTTATCAAGAAGCGGCGCAAGCGGATGGCCAAGAAGAAGCACCGCAAGCTGCTCAAGCGCACGCGCGTTCAGCGTCGCAACAAGAAGTAA
- a CDS encoding MFS transporter, which produces MTDVLRRGRASLAFGFFAQGATFALLVTRIPAIQDRYGISDALLPVFLAAVPVLAGVGSVTTEQLVKRIRPSRLLRWSQPVVLLALLGAGAGGRIAGLAVALGAFGLAVGALDASMNMLGVSLQRSYGRSIMLSFHAAYSLGGILGASLAWAGAHWHLALWVSYLPVVVVLLPATLVGSRWYVDGDPAPEAETPGAGGGVVFKLLLPLCLVMTFAYIGDSTVSNWSAKYLKDVLGSSEQLATVPYNVYMVTTLLGRAIGDFGVRRFGAVAVVRVGTLVAAGGFAVVASAPGAWVGMLGFTLLGLGLCVLVPQTFAAAGRLAFENHGPGASDAAIARLNIFNYVGFLVGSPLVGALGGAWSYRGAMLVPMVLVLLTLVYARSFAAQPDRYGGGHERPRTADVGRGSNGL; this is translated from the coding sequence ATGACTGATGTGCTGCGGCGCGGTAGGGCCTCGCTGGCGTTCGGCTTCTTCGCTCAAGGCGCCACCTTCGCCCTGCTGGTGACGCGCATCCCGGCCATCCAGGACCGGTACGGGATCTCCGACGCGCTGCTGCCGGTCTTCCTGGCCGCCGTACCGGTCCTCGCCGGGGTCGGGAGCGTGACCACCGAGCAGTTGGTGAAGCGGATCCGGCCCAGCCGGCTGCTGCGCTGGTCCCAGCCGGTGGTGCTGCTGGCGCTGCTCGGCGCCGGGGCGGGCGGGCGGATCGCCGGGCTGGCGGTGGCGCTGGGCGCGTTCGGGCTGGCCGTGGGGGCGCTGGACGCCTCCATGAACATGCTCGGGGTGAGTCTGCAGCGGTCGTACGGGCGCAGCATCATGCTCAGCTTTCATGCCGCGTACAGCCTGGGCGGGATTCTCGGTGCCTCGCTGGCGTGGGCCGGGGCGCACTGGCATCTCGCGCTGTGGGTGTCGTATCTGCCGGTGGTGGTCGTGCTGCTGCCGGCGACGCTGGTCGGGAGCCGGTGGTACGTCGACGGGGATCCGGCGCCGGAGGCGGAGACACCGGGCGCGGGTGGGGGTGTGGTCTTCAAGCTGCTGTTGCCGCTGTGTCTGGTGATGACCTTCGCCTACATCGGGGACTCGACGGTCTCCAACTGGAGCGCGAAGTATCTGAAGGACGTGCTGGGCAGCTCGGAGCAGCTGGCGACCGTGCCGTACAACGTGTACATGGTGACCACGCTGCTGGGGCGGGCCATCGGGGACTTCGGGGTTCGGCGGTTCGGGGCGGTGGCGGTCGTACGGGTCGGGACGCTGGTGGCGGCCGGTGGGTTCGCGGTGGTGGCCTCGGCGCCCGGGGCGTGGGTCGGGATGCTCGGGTTCACGCTGCTGGGGCTGGGGTTGTGCGTGCTGGTGCCGCAGACGTTCGCGGCGGCGGGGCGGCTCGCTTTCGAAAATCACGGTCCGGGGGCTTCGGACGCGGCCATCGCGCGGCTGAACATTTTCAATTACGTGGGTTTTCTGGTCGGTTCGCCGCTGGTGGGGGCTCTGGGCGGTGCGTGGAGCTATCGGGGGGCGATGCTGGTGCCGATGGTGTTGGTCCTGCTGACGTTGGTGTACGCCAGGTCGTTCGCCGCTCAACCGGACAGATACGGTGGCGGGCATGAGCGGCCGCGCACAGCTGATGTGGGACGAGGCAGTAACGGGCTATGA
- a CDS encoding VC0807 family protein, with product MTKNTGARGRIERQKQSPSMLDNFMPLILDVAVPLGSYYLLKDGFGMSTFAALAWSSVVPAVRTVWSLGKERRANGLAVLILVVNVVSLLLSFVSGDPRLMLAKDSVVSSTVAIGILVSVVLGKPMMTAGMKPFLIKGDAAKEAAWQRLVSGAAAGSAAFRRKERTFSVVWGLALLAECVARAVGAYTIPLDTMVWLGTVIMIGAMAVAWIVGGGLAVVPMMHMVAAEVEAGEAEQRSLAVAA from the coding sequence ATGACGAAGAACACGGGGGCCCGGGGCCGGATCGAGCGGCAGAAGCAGAGCCCGAGCATGCTGGACAACTTCATGCCGCTGATCCTGGACGTGGCGGTGCCGCTCGGCTCGTACTACCTCCTCAAGGACGGCTTCGGGATGAGCACCTTCGCGGCGCTCGCCTGGAGCAGTGTGGTGCCGGCGGTGCGGACCGTGTGGAGCCTGGGCAAGGAGCGGAGGGCCAACGGCCTGGCCGTCCTCATCCTGGTCGTCAATGTCGTGTCGCTGCTGCTCAGCTTCGTCTCCGGGGACCCGCGGCTGATGCTTGCGAAGGACAGTGTGGTCAGCAGTACGGTCGCCATCGGGATCCTGGTCTCCGTGGTGCTCGGGAAGCCGATGATGACGGCCGGCATGAAGCCCTTTCTGATCAAGGGCGACGCGGCCAAGGAGGCCGCCTGGCAGCGGCTGGTGTCCGGGGCGGCGGCCGGGTCCGCGGCCTTCCGGCGCAAAGAGCGGACCTTCTCCGTCGTGTGGGGCCTGGCGTTGCTCGCCGAGTGCGTGGCACGCGCTGTGGGCGCGTACACCATTCCGCTGGACACGATGGTGTGGCTCGGCACGGTCATCATGATCGGCGCGATGGCTGTCGCCTGGATCGTCGGCGGTGGGCTGGCCGTCGTGCCGATGATGCACATGGTCGCTGCCGAGGTCGAAGCCGGTGAGGCGGAGCAGCGTTCACTCGCGGTCGCGGCCTGA
- a CDS encoding DUF5667 domain-containing protein, which translates to MIANVSAHRRANAFAQALEELSDRDTAAERSVNPAGCPPTAEEQTEQGELLALTGDLGALPRPQLDPEVKVVQRAQLVAAMEAMLQEGTGTADASVPRQKGAHRASPLTKLRPRSRLTKGLAAGGLSVGVAAGALGGVAAASSDALPGDSLYGLKRGIEDFKLNYMTDGDDARGQTYLDQASTRLSEARRLMERGRGGQLDHESISEIRRTLSGMQRDVSEGHRLLHEAYEADPGRLGPIQALSTFSRSHREVWSALSGKLPVQLGDVKQQVSSVFDAIDREVAPLQSLLPPSPAQSGDGKGKGSGSASSGSSGGHRSTAPSASGHTPSSGKHPSSGDPSGTAGGSSGVGLIGGDTGGLLEPPKTGTGSNAPSTTKPPSTTPDVTIPPLLPGLLPGLGIEGEDTQK; encoded by the coding sequence GTGATCGCGAACGTATCGGCACACCGGCGGGCGAACGCCTTCGCCCAGGCCCTGGAGGAGCTGTCCGACCGGGACACGGCGGCCGAGCGGTCCGTGAACCCGGCGGGTTGCCCGCCGACCGCCGAGGAGCAGACCGAGCAGGGCGAGCTCCTGGCCCTCACCGGGGACCTCGGCGCGCTGCCCAGGCCGCAGCTCGACCCCGAGGTCAAGGTCGTGCAGCGCGCCCAGTTGGTGGCCGCGATGGAGGCCATGCTCCAGGAGGGCACCGGGACGGCGGACGCGTCGGTACCCAGACAGAAGGGCGCGCACCGGGCGAGCCCGCTCACCAAACTCCGCCCGCGCTCCCGGCTGACCAAGGGCCTCGCCGCGGGCGGGCTCAGCGTCGGCGTGGCCGCCGGAGCCCTCGGCGGAGTCGCCGCCGCCAGCTCCGACGCCCTGCCCGGCGACTCGCTGTACGGCCTCAAGCGCGGCATCGAGGACTTCAAGCTCAACTACATGACCGACGGCGACGACGCTCGCGGCCAGACCTACCTGGACCAGGCCTCGACCCGGCTCAGCGAGGCCCGCCGGCTCATGGAGCGCGGCCGTGGCGGCCAACTCGACCACGAGTCCATCAGCGAGATCCGCCGCACGCTCTCCGGCATGCAGCGCGATGTCAGCGAGGGCCACCGCCTGCTCCACGAGGCCTATGAGGCCGACCCTGGCCGGCTCGGCCCGATCCAGGCCCTGTCCACGTTCTCCCGCTCCCACCGCGAGGTCTGGAGCGCGCTCAGCGGCAAGCTGCCCGTGCAGCTCGGGGACGTCAAACAGCAGGTGTCGTCGGTGTTCGACGCCATAGACCGAGAGGTCGCCCCGCTGCAGTCCCTGCTCCCGCCGTCGCCCGCCCAGAGCGGCGACGGCAAGGGGAAGGGCTCCGGCTCGGCGTCCAGCGGCTCCTCCGGCGGCCACCGGTCGACCGCGCCCAGCGCCTCCGGCCACACCCCGTCCTCCGGCAAGCACCCGAGCTCCGGCGACCCGAGCGGGACGGCGGGCGGCAGCAGTGGCGTGGGCCTGATCGGCGGCGACACCGGCGGCCTGCTCGAACCGCCGAAGACCGGCACCGGCAGCAACGCCCCGTCCACCACCAAACCCCCGTCCACCACCCCGGACGTCACCATCCCACCCCTCCTCCCGGGCCTGCTGCCGGGCTTGGGCATCGAGGGCGAGGACACGCAGAAGTAG
- a CDS encoding acetoin utilization protein AcuC — protein sequence MSGRAQLMWDEAVTGYDFGPDHPMDPVRLALTRKLVGAFGLDREMAVVAAKPAGESTLRLVHREDYIDAVKAASADPAGADGAYGLGTMDDPAFAGMHEVSALIAGQSVGAAEAVWRGDAEHAVNFAGGLHHAMPGGASGFCIYNDASLAIARLLELGAERVAYVDVDVHHGDGVQAAFWEDPRVLTISLHEHPRTLFPQTGWPQEVGAGVGEGAAVNVALPAGTGDAGWVRAFHSVVPELLAEFRPQVLVSQHGADTHFEDPLAHLAVSLDAQRAVQVACHELAHEYAGGKWVALGGGGYAVVDVVPRSWTHLVGIAAGRPVAPETVIPEGWRRDAFALTRQLGPQRMTDGRWPVGWASWEAGYDPADRLDQAVLATRRAVFPLRGLLP from the coding sequence ATGAGCGGCCGCGCACAGCTGATGTGGGACGAGGCAGTAACGGGCTATGACTTCGGCCCGGACCATCCGATGGATCCGGTCCGGCTGGCGCTGACCCGGAAACTGGTGGGGGCCTTCGGGCTCGACCGGGAGATGGCGGTCGTCGCGGCCAAGCCGGCCGGGGAGTCGACGCTGCGGCTGGTGCACCGGGAGGACTACATCGACGCGGTGAAGGCCGCGTCGGCCGATCCGGCGGGGGCGGACGGGGCGTACGGGCTGGGGACGATGGATGATCCCGCCTTTGCCGGGATGCACGAGGTGTCCGCGCTGATCGCCGGGCAGTCGGTGGGGGCGGCGGAGGCGGTGTGGCGGGGGGACGCCGAGCACGCCGTGAACTTCGCGGGCGGGCTGCATCATGCGATGCCGGGGGGTGCGTCGGGGTTCTGTATCTACAACGACGCCTCGCTGGCCATCGCCCGGCTGCTGGAGCTGGGGGCCGAGCGGGTCGCCTATGTGGATGTCGACGTGCATCACGGGGACGGGGTGCAGGCGGCGTTCTGGGAGGATCCGCGGGTTCTGACGATCTCGCTGCACGAGCATCCTCGTACGTTGTTCCCGCAGACCGGGTGGCCGCAGGAGGTCGGCGCCGGGGTCGGGGAGGGGGCCGCCGTGAATGTGGCGTTGCCGGCGGGGACCGGGGACGCGGGGTGGGTGCGGGCGTTTCACTCGGTGGTGCCGGAGCTGCTCGCGGAGTTCCGGCCGCAGGTGCTGGTGTCGCAGCACGGGGCCGACACGCACTTCGAGGATCCGCTGGCGCACCTTGCCGTTTCGCTGGATGCGCAGCGGGCCGTGCAGGTGGCGTGTCATGAGCTGGCGCACGAGTACGCCGGGGGGAAATGGGTCGCGTTGGGGGGCGGGGGGTACGCGGTCGTGGACGTCGTACCCCGGTCGTGGACGCATCTGGTGGGGATCGCCGCGGGGCGGCCGGTGGCGCCCGAGACGGTGATTCCCGAGGGGTGGCGCCGGGACGCGTTCGCTTTGACCCGGCAGTTGGGGCCGCAGCGGATGACTGATGGGCGGTGGCCGGTGGGCTGGGCGTCGTGGGAGGCGGGTTACGACCCCGCTGATCGCTTGGATCAGGCCGTGTTGGCGACTCGGCGGGCGGTGTTTCCGCTGCGGGGGCTTCTGCCGTAG
- a CDS encoding phosphatase translates to MSTSGALRAHLLAVRLAGEVGTSREDSLRSYRLFAARDPRVLIGIDPEGAWGQRDLLSLMAEKCGVSADPRHTSGPDVIDPERTLAALDAFAGRIGEAARRGAPVLFGTGHPQRLLGFYAGLADALSAAGCDVLTPAQGRCVDILTRFGLRTYHLGYARRVGLVREIDGGRPGCEPGVHCHSPLPVRVVLEAAAESGGPLPELVVGDHGWVCGAGQLGFEAIGLADTDDPALFVGEAEGRVSVVVPVDDAVRSAHYRPLTRYVLKRACLSQ, encoded by the coding sequence GTGTCGACCAGCGGAGCTCTGCGTGCGCATCTGCTGGCTGTTCGGCTTGCCGGGGAGGTGGGGACCTCTCGGGAGGACAGTCTGCGGAGTTATCGGCTCTTCGCCGCCCGGGATCCGCGGGTGCTGATCGGGATCGATCCCGAAGGGGCTTGGGGGCAGCGGGATTTGCTGAGCCTCATGGCGGAGAAGTGCGGTGTTTCGGCCGATCCCCGGCACACTTCCGGACCGGATGTGATCGATCCGGAGCGGACGTTGGCCGCGCTGGACGCGTTCGCGGGGCGGATCGGGGAGGCCGCCAGGCGGGGCGCGCCGGTGCTGTTCGGGACCGGGCATCCGCAGCGGCTGCTCGGGTTCTACGCCGGACTCGCGGACGCGCTCTCGGCGGCGGGGTGTGACGTGCTCACTCCGGCGCAGGGTCGCTGTGTCGACATATTGACCCGGTTCGGTCTACGTACGTATCACCTCGGCTACGCACGGCGGGTCGGGTTGGTGCGGGAAATCGACGGTGGGCGCCCCGGTTGTGAGCCCGGCGTGCACTGTCATTCGCCGCTCCCGGTTCGGGTCGTGCTGGAGGCCGCGGCGGAGAGCGGCGGGCCGCTGCCCGAGCTGGTCGTGGGAGACCATGGCTGGGTCTGCGGTGCTGGTCAGCTGGGGTTCGAGGCCATCGGCCTGGCCGACACGGACGATCCGGCGCTGTTCGTGGGGGAGGCGGAGGGGCGCGTGTCCGTCGTCGTTCCGGTTGATGACGCAGTGCGGTCTGCTCACTACCGGCCGCTAACCCGCTACGTACTCAAACGAGCGTGTCTGTCACAGTAG
- a CDS encoding NAD-dependent epimerase/dehydratase family protein — protein MGKVVLVTGVARQLGGRFVRRIQRDPEVDRVIAVDAVPPAHHLGGADFIQADIRLPTIARVLAETGADTVVHMDVTGTALGSGSRATVKETNVIGTMQLLGACQKSPAVRRLVVKSSTNVYGSAPRDPAVFTETTPPKSLPSGGFAKDTVEVEGYVRGFARRRPDVAVCVLRFANILGPAADTPLASYFALPVLPTVFGYDPRLQFVHEDDVVEVLRIASHEPRRGTLNSGTFNIAGDGVLLLSQCSRRLGRPTVPLLLPAVTWAGSLVRTLGMTDFSPEQIRLLTHGRVVDTVQMRETLGYTPKYSTVETFTDFARGQGPGLVPPEALAGAVDRIAELAVRGGGRPTTHSAN, from the coding sequence TTGGGGAAGGTCGTGCTCGTCACCGGAGTGGCCCGGCAACTGGGCGGCCGGTTCGTACGGCGGATCCAGCGGGATCCGGAGGTCGACCGGGTGATCGCCGTGGACGCGGTGCCACCGGCGCACCATCTGGGCGGGGCCGACTTCATCCAGGCCGACATCCGGCTGCCGACGATAGCCCGGGTGCTCGCCGAGACCGGCGCCGACACGGTCGTCCACATGGATGTGACGGGCACGGCGCTGGGCAGCGGAAGCCGGGCCACGGTCAAGGAGACCAACGTCATCGGCACCATGCAGCTGCTCGGCGCCTGCCAGAAGTCGCCGGCCGTGCGGCGGCTGGTGGTGAAGTCCAGTACGAACGTCTACGGCTCCGCACCGCGCGATCCGGCCGTTTTCACCGAGACGACCCCGCCCAAGTCGCTGCCGAGCGGCGGCTTCGCGAAGGACACCGTCGAGGTCGAGGGGTATGTGCGCGGGTTCGCCCGGCGGCGCCCCGACGTCGCCGTGTGCGTGCTGCGGTTCGCCAACATCCTCGGGCCGGCCGCGGACACCCCGCTCGCCTCGTACTTCGCGCTGCCGGTCCTGCCGACCGTGTTCGGCTACGACCCGCGGCTGCAGTTCGTGCACGAGGACGACGTGGTCGAGGTGCTCAGGATCGCCTCGCACGAGCCGCGCCGGGGCACCCTCAACAGCGGCACGTTCAACATCGCCGGGGACGGTGTGCTGCTGCTCTCGCAGTGCTCCCGGCGGCTCGGGCGGCCGACCGTGCCGCTGCTGCTGCCCGCCGTCACCTGGGCGGGTTCGCTGGTGCGTACGCTCGGTATGACGGACTTCTCGCCGGAGCAGATCCGGCTGCTCACACACGGCCGGGTGGTGGACACGGTCCAGATGCGCGAAACGCTGGGCTACACGCCCAAGTACTCGACGGTGGAGACGTTCACGGACTTCGCCCGCGGCCAGGGCCCCGGGCTGGTGCCGCCGGAGGCCCTCGCGGGGGCCGTCGACCGGATCGCCGAGCTGGCCGTGCGGGGCGGCGGCCGGCCCACGACGCACAGCGCCAACTGA
- a CDS encoding HAD family hydrolase — MRYDLVIFDNDGVLVDSEPISNRLLAAYLTELGHPTSYEDSIRDYMGSAMHRIHDLVLERTGQRLPDDFDDVFHTRVFAAFERELQPVAGVGGVLEKLAADGVPYCVASSGSHARIRVGHRTTGLDRWFADERIFSSEDVGRGKPAPDLFLYAAERMGVAPQRCLVVEDSPLGVQAAAAAGMAVYGFTAMTPAARLASADQLFSTMGELADLLV; from the coding sequence ATGCGCTATGACCTGGTGATCTTCGACAACGACGGTGTGCTCGTCGACAGCGAGCCCATTTCCAATCGCCTGCTGGCCGCCTATCTGACCGAGTTGGGGCACCCGACCTCGTACGAGGACTCCATTCGGGACTACATGGGCTCGGCGATGCACCGGATTCACGACCTGGTGCTGGAGCGGACGGGGCAGCGGCTGCCGGACGACTTCGACGATGTCTTCCACACGCGCGTGTTCGCCGCGTTCGAGCGGGAGTTGCAGCCCGTGGCCGGTGTGGGCGGCGTACTGGAAAAGCTCGCCGCGGACGGGGTGCCGTACTGCGTGGCCTCCTCCGGGAGTCATGCGCGGATCCGGGTCGGGCATCGTACGACCGGGCTCGACCGGTGGTTCGCGGACGAGCGGATCTTCAGCTCCGAGGACGTGGGGCGGGGCAAGCCGGCGCCCGATCTCTTTCTGTACGCCGCGGAGCGGATGGGGGTGGCGCCGCAGCGGTGCCTGGTCGTGGAGGACTCTCCGCTGGGCGTGCAGGCGGCTGCGGCGGCCGGGATGGCCGTCTACGGGTTCACCGCGATGACGCCCGCGGCGAGGCTGGCGAGCGCCGATCAACTCTTCTCCACCATGGGCGAGTTGGCTGACCTGCTGGTATGA
- a CDS encoding lysophospholipid acyltransferase family protein, producing MADAKVIPFDDDRSRGGAAQRPTRRRSTGSRRGSLGETGELGEVQPLPSRARAQEDGPVSREEEPLERPDADGPGGGLEKRVAAGLAFLRRRLTGDYDVDDFGFDEELTDQVLMSMLRPVYEKYFRVEVKGIENVPADGGALIVANHSGTLPLDGLMMQVAVHDHHPADRHLRLLAADLVFVLPVVNELARKLGHTLACAEDAERLLAQGELVGVMPEGFKGIGKPFSERYKLQRFGRGGFVSTALRQGAPIIPCSIVGAEEIYPMLGNAKTLARLLGFPYFPLTPTFPWLGPLGAIPLPTKWTIQFGEPIPTDGYPAEAAEDPMLMFNLTDQVREQIQHTLYKLLVQRRSVFF from the coding sequence ATGGCGGACGCCAAGGTCATTCCGTTCGACGACGACCGGTCCCGCGGGGGCGCCGCGCAGCGCCCGACGCGGCGCCGGAGCACGGGCAGCCGGCGCGGCTCCCTCGGTGAGACCGGGGAACTGGGTGAGGTCCAGCCGCTGCCGAGCCGGGCCCGGGCGCAGGAAGATGGGCCTGTGAGCCGTGAGGAGGAGCCGCTGGAGCGGCCGGACGCCGACGGGCCGGGCGGCGGCCTGGAGAAGCGTGTGGCGGCCGGGCTGGCCTTTCTGCGGCGCCGGCTGACCGGGGACTACGACGTCGACGACTTCGGTTTCGACGAGGAGCTGACCGACCAGGTCCTGATGTCCATGCTGCGGCCGGTGTACGAGAAGTACTTCCGGGTCGAGGTGAAGGGCATCGAGAACGTCCCGGCCGACGGCGGGGCGCTGATCGTCGCCAACCACTCCGGGACGCTGCCGCTGGACGGGCTGATGATGCAGGTCGCGGTGCACGACCATCATCCGGCCGACCGGCATCTCAGGCTGCTCGCGGCCGACTTGGTCTTCGTGCTGCCGGTGGTCAACGAGCTGGCCCGCAAGCTGGGGCACACCCTGGCGTGCGCGGAGGACGCGGAGCGGCTGCTGGCTCAGGGCGAGCTGGTCGGGGTGATGCCGGAGGGCTTCAAGGGCATCGGGAAACCTTTCAGCGAGCGGTACAAGCTGCAGCGGTTCGGCCGGGGCGGCTTTGTGTCGACCGCGCTGCGGCAGGGGGCGCCGATCATTCCGTGCTCGATCGTCGGGGCGGAGGAGATCTACCCGATGCTCGGCAACGCGAAGACGCTGGCGCGGCTGCTGGGCTTTCCGTACTTCCCGTTGACGCCGACGTTCCCGTGGCTGGGGCCGCTCGGTGCGATCCCGCTGCCGACCAAGTGGACGATTCAGTTCGGTGAGCCGATTCCGACGGACGGGTATCCGGCGGAGGCCGCCGAGGATCCGATGCTGATGTTCAACCTGACCGACCAGGTACGGGAGCAGATCCAGCACACGCTGTACAAGCTGCTGGTGCAGCGGCGGTCGGTGTTCTTCTGA
- a CDS encoding helix-turn-helix domain-containing protein, whose protein sequence is MAAAGERPLNEVQFLTVAEVASVMRVSKMTVYRLVHSGHLPAIRVGRSFRVPEQAVHEYLRDSYVGVETA, encoded by the coding sequence ATGGCTGCAGCTGGCGAGAGGCCTCTGAACGAGGTTCAGTTCCTTACCGTGGCGGAAGTCGCCTCGGTGATGCGAGTGTCGAAGATGACCGTGTACCGCTTGGTGCACAGTGGTCATCTGCCCGCGATCCGGGTGGGGCGGTCCTTCCGCGTCCCGGAACAAGCGGTACACGAGTACCTCCGTGACAGCTATGTGGGGGTGGAGACTGCCTGA